TCTGCTGGTGCCTTTTGCCGAACAGCACAAGCCCATGGAGGAGGGGCGCAGCTATCTGGTCCATATCTATCAGAACGCCCAGGATGGTCGCCTGATGGCCAGCTCTAAGGTCGATCGTTTTCTGGATAAAACGCCACCCCGCTACAAGGTGGGTCAGGCAGTCTCTTTGATTATCGCCAACAGTACGGACCTCGGTTACAAAGCCATTGTTGAACATCAGCATTGGGGGCTTATTTTCGAATCGGAAGCCGGTGGCCGGTTGCGCTTTGGCGACAGCGTGCAGGGGTTTGTGAAACGCGTGCGGCCCGATGGCAAAATTGATCTGGGGCTCGCGAGGCCGGCAGAGCGACATGACCAGAATGTGGATCGTGTCTGGGCGGCACTGGAAAGAGCCGGCGGCCTGTTGCCGCTCAATGACAAGTCCTCACCTGCTGACATCGAAAAGCAGCTGGGCATCAGCAAGGCAGCCTTTAAACGGGCCGTCGGTACTCTATTAAAGCAGGGCAAGGTGGCACAGGATACGGGCGGCTTGCGCCGCCTGTAAGTACTTACTGCTGCAGCTCCTGTTCGGTCCAGTGTCCTGCAAACAGCGGACTGGACAGGTAGCGCTCGCCCGAGTCCGGGAGAATGACCACCGTGGTCTTGCCGGCATTTTCCGGCTTTTCTGCCTCTTTCAGTGCCGCGGCAACGGCGGCACCTGAGGAAATGCCAGCCAGTATCCCTTCCTCTTTCATCAGTCTGTGGGCCATGGCCATGGCCTCCTCGCTGCTGACAGTACAGGTGGCATCAATGACGGACAGGTCCAGATTGGCGGGGATGAATCCGGCGCCGATGCCCTGGATCTTGTGGGGGCTCGGGGTAAAGTCGGTGCCCGCTCGGGTCGCAGTGATGATGGCCGAGGTATCGGGTTCAACTGCGACCGTGTGAATCGCTTTGCCCATCTGTTGTTTGATATAGCGAGAGGTGCCCGAAATGGTGCCGCCGGTCCCGACCCCCGCGACAAAAATATCGATTTCGCCGTCGGTGTCGCGCCAGATCTCGGGGCCTGTGGTCTTTTCATGAATTGCCGGGTTGGCGGGATTGGCAAACTGCTGTGGCATGTAGCGGTTTTCCGGGTCCTCCGCCAGCAAGGCTTCCGCCTCTGCAATGGCTCCTTTCATGCCCTTTTCCGGCGGTGTGAGTACTAACTTGGCGCCCAGGGCTTTGACCAGTTGCCGTCGCTCCAGGCTCATGCTGGACGGCATCGTCAGTATCAGTGAGTAGCCTCTGGCCGCACAGACGAACGCAAGGGCAATGCCGGTATTGCCGCTGGTCGGTTCGACAACGGTCATGCCGGGTTTGAGCAACCCTTGCTGTTCGGCTCCCCAGATCATGTTGGCGCCAATGCGGCATTTGACCGACGTGGCTGGGTTGCGCGACTCCAATTTGACCAAAACCTTGTGTGTGGTCAGGCGGTTCAGTCGGACCAGTGGGGTGTTGCCAATGGTTTCGGAATTGTCTTTGTAAATGTGACTCATGCAGGGTTCCCTTCAGTGAACAGGCAGCTTCGCAGGCTAGCATAGCGTCCTTGTCTATATATCATCCAAGAATTATAACGACTATTAATATTGCGAATCCTTATTGGTTTAGTCTGCCGGCCTCAATAATACTGAGATTGCAGTTCTGCTGTGCGCACCTTGCGGCAGCGGAGTGGTTCCTAATAAAAACATAAGGAGGCTGTATGGCCATTTTGGAGCACACACTTGGTATCCTGTTGCACCCCGATCGGGAGTGGAAGGCAATTCGCAATGAGCGACATTCCTTCGCACAGGTGTTTTTCAGTCATGTGCCTTTCCTTGCCCTGATTCCCCCGGTGGCGGCCTATTTTGGTGTGACCCAGGTGGGTTGGACCATTGGCGACGGCGAGGTTGTCCGGCTCACCAGCGAATCCGCCCTGTCTCTTTGTGTAATGACCTATATTGCCCTGATGGTGGGCGTTTATGTATTGGGCGAATTCATTAATTGGATGGCCAAAACCTACGGTGTGACGGACTCTGCGGAGCAGCGCCACTATGAAGGCACGGCTTTGGCGGTTTATATCACGACGCCGGTGTTTCTCGCCGGCATCGTCGGGATCTACCCGGAGCTGTGGTTGAATGCCGCGGCGACTATCCTTGCGGGCTGCTATGCCATTTATCTGGTGTACGAAGGTATTCCGATTCTGATGAATATCGATAAAGAGCGCGCCTTCATGTATGCCACCAGCGTGGTGACCGTTGGTCTGGTCATGTTGGTGATTGTGCGCGTCGGCACAGTGATCGTTTGGGGAATGGGCATAGGGCCTGTCTACGTGGATTGACCCTGTAATCTCTGCAATAAAAAAGCCCCGCATAGCGGGGCTTTTTTATGTCGGCTAAAGCGATCAGCTATTGCCTTCGGTGCGGTCGATGATCTTATTGGCCTTGATCCAGGGCATCATGGCGCGCAGCTTGCTGCCCACCTGCTCGATGCCATGCTCACCGGAGATGCGACGCTTGGCTTTCATCACCGGGTAACCGGCCTGACATTCCAGAATGAAGTCGCGTACGAAGCGGCCTTCCTGGATGTCGGTCAGTACCCGCTTCATTTCCGCTTTGGTTTCTTCGGTGATGATGCGTGGGCCAGTGGCGTAGTCGCCGTATTCAGCGGTGTTGGAGATGGAGTAGCGCATGTCGGCGATGCCGCCCTGATACATCAGGTCAACGATCAGCTTCAGTTCGTGCAAGCACTCGAAGTAGGCCATTTCCGGCGCATAACCGGCTTCCACCAGTGTTTCAAAGCCCGCTTCTACCAGTGCGCTGGCGCCACCGCACAATACCGCTTGCTCGCCGAACAGGTCAGTTTCAGTTTCTTCACGGAAGTTGGTTTCGATGATGCCGGAACGACCGCCGCCGTTAGCCGAGGCCCAGGACAGCGCGATGTCTTTGGCTTTGCCAGTGGCGTCCTGATAAACCGCGATCAGGGTAGGTACACCGCCGCCTTCCAGGTAAGTGGAGCGTACGGTGTGGCCGGGGCCTTTGGGCGCGATCATGATCACGTCCACGTCGGCCGGCGGCTGAATCAGCTGAAAGTGGATGTTCAGGCCGTGCGCAAATGCCAGTGCGGAGCCTGACTTGAGGTAAGGGCCGACACTTTCGGAGTAGATTTTCGCCTGATGCTCATCGGGCGCCAGGATCATGGTGACATCGGCGTCTTTTACTGCATCGGCAATTTCGGCCACTTTCAGGCCTGCGCGCTCGGCTTTGGCCCAGTTGGCGGAACCTTTGCGCAGGGCAACGGTGACATTGGCCACACCGGAATCTTTCAGGTTCTGGGCATGGGCATGGCCCTGTGAGCCGTAGCCAACGATGGCAACGTTTTTGCCTTTGATGATAGAGAGGTCACAATCTTTGTCGTAGTACACTTGCATGATTCAGTCCTATGTCCGGTTCCGAATGTATTTCAAATTTAATGAGCTCAAAGGCTCAGGATTTTTTCGCCGCGGGCAATGCCGGAAACTCCCGTCCGCACCACCTCAAGGATGGCGCTGTCTCCAACCGCCTGCACGAACGCATCGAGTTTGTCCGACGTGCCAGCCACCTGCACGATGTAAACGCTGGGCGTCACATCGACAATCTGGCCCCGAAAAATATCAACGCAACGTTTGATTTCTTCGCGTTGGCCGCCCACTGCTTTGACTTTTATTAACATCAGCTCGCGTTCGATGTGGGCGCCTTCGGTCAGATCCACCAGTTTCACCACATCAATCAACTTGTTGAGGTGCTTGGTGATCTGTTCGATTTTGTGGTCGTCGCCAATGGTGGTCAACGTCAGGCGCGACAGGGTTGCATCTTCCGTGGGGGCCACCGTCAGGCTTTCAATGTTATAGCCACGCTGAGAGAACAACCCGACAACCCGTGAGAGTGCACCAGGCGCGTTTTCCATCAATACTGAAATGATCCGTCTCATCAGGTGCGCTCCGTCTTGCTTAACCACATGTCGCGCATGGTGCCCGGTGCAATCTGCATGGGATAAACGTGCTCAGTCGGATCCACGTAGATGTCCATGAACACCACGCGGTCTTTCATCGCGAAACACTCTTCCATTTTCGCTTTCAGGTCTTCTTTTTTCGTGACGCGAATGCCCACGTGGCCATAGGCCTCGGCCAGCTTCACAAAATCCGGTAACGAATCTTCGTACAGGGACTCCGAATAGCGACCGCTGTACTGCATGTCCTGCCACTGCTTGACCATGCCGAGGGCCTGGTTGTTCAGGCAGATAATTTTGACCGGCAAATGGTACTGGGTGCAGGCAGACAATTCCTGAATACACATCTGAATAGAGCCTTCGCCGGTGACGCAGGCGACGATCGCATCGCGGTGAGCCATCTGCACGCCCATGGCTGCAGGCAAGCCAAAGCCCATGGTGCCCAGCCCGCCAGAGTTGATCCAGCGCCGGGGCTTGTCGAACCCGTAATACTGGGCCGCAAACATTTGATGCTGGCCCACATCCGAGGTCACAAAGGCATCGCCTTGGGTGACTTCATGCAAGGTTTTGATGACGTCCTGCGGCATGATTTTTTCGCCCGCCGTGTTGTAGCGCGGCTTAGTGTAAATGCCGTGACGCTCGCGCCAGTCGGTAATCTGCTGCCACCAGTCGCCCAGCATTTTGGTGTCCGGACGCTCTTTGATCTCGCCCAGCAGTGCCAACATGTCTTTCATCACACTGGATACCGAGCCCACGATCGGGATATCGGCACTGACCGTTTTGGAAATCGACGCGGGGTCAATATCAATGTGGATGATTTTGGCCTGCGGGCAGAACTTGTTTGGCGTGTTGGTCACGCGATCGTCGAAGCGGGCGCCCACCGCCAGAATGACGTCGGCATGGTGCATCGCGGTATTGGCTTCAAAGGTACCGTGCATGCCCAGCATGCCCAGCCAACGCTGATCAGATGCCGGGAATCCACCCAACCCCATCAGCGTGGTGGTGACGGGGAAGTTGAGCTCGCGCGCAAACTTGGTTACCAGCTCACTGGCATTGCCCAGCACCACGCCGCCACCGGCGTAAATGACGGGACGGCGTGCCGTCATCAACAATTGAACGGCCTTGCGGATCTGGCCGCTATGGCCTTTTTCAATGGGCGTGTAGGAACGCAGCTTGATCTTCTTCGGATAGCTGTATTCGAACTTGTCAGCCGGGTTGGTCACGTCCTTGGGCAAATCCACAACCACGGGCCGGCCGGTAGAGGCGATGTAATAGGCTTTTTTGATCGTGGCAGGAATGTCTGCCGCATCTTTTACCAGAAAACTGTGTTTCACAATCGGACGGGAAACACCCACCATGTCGGTTTCCTGAAAAGCGTCTTCACCGATCTTCTCCGACGGAACCTGGCCGGATATCACCACCATGGGAATGGAATCCATGTAGGCGGTGGCAATGCCTGTAATGGCATTGGTGGCACCCGGACCGGAGGTGACCAGTACGGTGCCGACCTTGCCGGTGGCGCGTGCATAGCCATCCGCGGCATGGGTTGCGGCCTGTTCGTGACGAACCAGAATGTGTTTGATTTTGTCCTGACGGAAAATGGCGTCGTATATATGCAGGGCTGACCCACCCGGGTAGCCGAAGATATGTTCTACGCCTTCGTCTTGGAGGGCGCGAATCAGCATATCGCCGCCGGAAAGCATTTCCACCTTTTATCCCCTTAAAGAATTTGCCTTAATCTACGCTAAATGCGCCATGGGCGACCCGAACAAACAGGTTGCCCTACCTCATTGCTGTATTAGCTTTGGATTAACCAGCTCCCTGCGCTTTTAACGCTGCGAGGTCTGGACAAGATGTCGTCGGTGGACGCACCTTCGCAACTCTGGATGGTAAGGCGGGTGGTTGACCTGCCGGGGTAGAAAAGAACCGGGTTTACCGGTATGTCTAATAGCCATCTAGCGAATCCGCAATTTTGGCAATCTGACAAACAATGTCAATACTTTGCCCTAAAAAGTGGCAAATGTATCCCAACAGGCCGGATATGTGAGGTGCTTAGTGGGTTTTATTGCGGTTAACGAGTATAGTCTTATACTGATGCTTAAATTTGGAGTATGGATTTCGCCATGCGTAGCTTGATTGCCGTTGTTTTTTGTTCGTTGGGGCTGGCTTTTGCCACTCAGGTAGACGCCAAAGAGTACTACAAGTGGGTGGATGACGACGGTGTCACCCATTACACCGTAACCGCACCTAAGGATCGTCCTTCCGAATTAGTGCGCGTGATGGGCGGCGGTAAAGCCTCCAGCGGTAAGAGCAATGCAACCCCCGCGAGCAAAGCCTTGCCCGGTGATGAAACCGGCTTTGGCGCACCCAAACCGAAAGCGACGGCTGAAAAAGCCGAAGCTAAAATGTCAGTGGTGGATCCGGCCCGCTGCGAGATTGCGCGCAATAATATGGAAACCCTGACCAATCACCCGAGAATCCGGATCACAGAGGCCGATGGCAGCATTCGTTACCTGACTGACGAAGAAAAAGCTGAAAAAATGGCTGAAGCTGAAGCCGCTGCCCGAGAGAGTTGCGAATAACCGCGGTTTTACGCAATAAATGAAAAGGCGCGGATACCGCGCCTTTTTTCGTTGAGGGTTACTCAAACACTACGTGATCGCCGTTCATCCTCGCGTTGATATCCGCCCCGGGGGCAAACTTGCCGGCGAGGATGGATTGCGCTAACGGATTCTCAATGATCTGCTGTAGCGCACGCTTGAGTGGGCGGGCGCCGTACACCGGGTCGTAGCCTGCTGCCAGTACTTTATCCATGACCGCGTCTTCCAGCGTGAGGCTCAGTTCCCGCTCCTTCAGGCGGCGTTGCAACAACGCCAGCTGTAACTCGGCAATCCCCCGGATCTGCTCGCGACCCAGTGGGTGAAACACCACTGATTCATCGATCCGGTTGATAAACTCCGGCCGGAAATGCTGCCCTACCACATCCATCACAGAGGCCTTGATGGCATCGTAGTTGGCATCGCCGCCTTCTGACAGCTGCTGAATGCGATCGGAGCCCAGGTTCGAGGTCATGACCACCACGGTGTTGCGGAAATCCACAGTGCGGCCCTGGCCGTCGGTCAGGCGGCCGTCGTCCAGTACCTGCAGCAGGATATTGAACACATCGGGATGGGCTTTCTCCACTTCATCGAGCAGCAGCACCGAATAGGGCTTGCGCCGGACGGCCTCGGTCAGGTACCCGCCTTCTTCGTAACCCACATAGCCGGGCGGGGCGCCAATGAGACGGGCCACCGAATGCTTCTCCATGAATTCCGACATGTCGATGCGCACCATGGCTTCCGGTGTATCGAACAGGAATTCCGCCAGCGCCTTGCACAGTTCGGTCTTGCCCACGCCCGTGGGGCCAAGGAACAGGAATGAGCCGTTCGGGCGATTCGGGTCCGACAAACCGGCCCGCGAGCGGCGCACGGCATTGGACACGGCGATCACCGCCTCAGTCTGGCCAATGACCTTTTTGTGCAGAGCGGATTCCATCTGCAGCAGTTTTTCGCGTTCGCCCTCCAGCATCTTGCTGACGGGGATACCAGTCCACTTGGACACCACTTCGGCAATCTCTTCGTCACTGACTTTGTTACGCAGTAACTTCATTTCCATCATTTCGGCCTGACTCGCCATATCCAGCTGCTTTTCCAGCTCGGGAATGACACCGTATTGCAGCTCGGACATGCGCGCCAGGTCGCCTGCGCGACGCGCGGCTTCCATGTCCAGGCGAGCTTGCTCCAGGCTCGACTTGATGTCCTGGGAACCGCTCAGGGCAGCCTTTTCGGTACGCCAGATCTCTTCCAGATCGGCGTATTCCCGCTCCACTTTTTCTATCTCACCGTCGAGCAGGTTGAGCTGTTTTTTGGC
This region of Simiduia agarivorans SA1 = DSM 21679 genomic DNA includes:
- a CDS encoding CvfB family protein — translated: MAQPGRFHTLPIVRMTDYGAFLDLGDQTQVLLPKRYVQDSLAVGDFVRVFLHFDSEDRLIATTDTPKATLGQFAFLRVTATGRFGAFLDWGLGKDLLVPFAEQHKPMEEGRSYLVHIYQNAQDGRLMASSKVDRFLDKTPPRYKVGQAVSLIIANSTDLGYKAIVEHQHWGLIFESEAGGRLRFGDSVQGFVKRVRPDGKIDLGLARPAERHDQNVDRVWAALERAGGLLPLNDKSSPADIEKQLGISKAAFKRAVGTLLKQGKVAQDTGGLRRL
- the cysK gene encoding cysteine synthase A, which codes for MSHIYKDNSETIGNTPLVRLNRLTTHKVLVKLESRNPATSVKCRIGANMIWGAEQQGLLKPGMTVVEPTSGNTGIALAFVCAARGYSLILTMPSSMSLERRQLVKALGAKLVLTPPEKGMKGAIAEAEALLAEDPENRYMPQQFANPANPAIHEKTTGPEIWRDTDGEIDIFVAGVGTGGTISGTSRYIKQQMGKAIHTVAVEPDTSAIITATRAGTDFTPSPHKIQGIGAGFIPANLDLSVIDATCTVSSEEAMAMAHRLMKEEGILAGISSGAAVAAALKEAEKPENAGKTTVVILPDSGERYLSSPLFAGHWTEQELQQ
- a CDS encoding Yip1 family protein, whose translation is MAILEHTLGILLHPDREWKAIRNERHSFAQVFFSHVPFLALIPPVAAYFGVTQVGWTIGDGEVVRLTSESALSLCVMTYIALMVGVYVLGEFINWMAKTYGVTDSAEQRHYEGTALAVYITTPVFLAGIVGIYPELWLNAAATILAGCYAIYLVYEGIPILMNIDKERAFMYATSVVTVGLVMLVIVRVGTVIVWGMGIGPVYVD
- the ilvC gene encoding ketol-acid reductoisomerase, with translation MQVYYDKDCDLSIIKGKNVAIVGYGSQGHAHAQNLKDSGVANVTVALRKGSANWAKAERAGLKVAEIADAVKDADVTMILAPDEHQAKIYSESVGPYLKSGSALAFAHGLNIHFQLIQPPADVDVIMIAPKGPGHTVRSTYLEGGGVPTLIAVYQDATGKAKDIALSWASANGGGRSGIIETNFREETETDLFGEQAVLCGGASALVEAGFETLVEAGYAPEMAYFECLHELKLIVDLMYQGGIADMRYSISNTAEYGDYATGPRIITEETKAEMKRVLTDIQEGRFVRDFILECQAGYPVMKAKRRISGEHGIEQVGSKLRAMMPWIKANKIIDRTEGNS
- the ilvN gene encoding acetolactate synthase small subunit, which produces MRRIISVLMENAPGALSRVVGLFSQRGYNIESLTVAPTEDATLSRLTLTTIGDDHKIEQITKHLNKLIDVVKLVDLTEGAHIERELMLIKVKAVGGQREEIKRCVDIFRGQIVDVTPSVYIVQVAGTSDKLDAFVQAVGDSAILEVVRTGVSGIARGEKILSL
- a CDS encoding acetolactate synthase 3 large subunit, whose translation is MEMLSGGDMLIRALQDEGVEHIFGYPGGSALHIYDAIFRQDKIKHILVRHEQAATHAADGYARATGKVGTVLVTSGPGATNAITGIATAYMDSIPMVVISGQVPSEKIGEDAFQETDMVGVSRPIVKHSFLVKDAADIPATIKKAYYIASTGRPVVVDLPKDVTNPADKFEYSYPKKIKLRSYTPIEKGHSGQIRKAVQLLMTARRPVIYAGGGVVLGNASELVTKFARELNFPVTTTLMGLGGFPASDQRWLGMLGMHGTFEANTAMHHADVILAVGARFDDRVTNTPNKFCPQAKIIHIDIDPASISKTVSADIPIVGSVSSVMKDMLALLGEIKERPDTKMLGDWWQQITDWRERHGIYTKPRYNTAGEKIMPQDVIKTLHEVTQGDAFVTSDVGQHQMFAAQYYGFDKPRRWINSGGLGTMGFGLPAAMGVQMAHRDAIVACVTGEGSIQMCIQELSACTQYHLPVKIICLNNQALGMVKQWQDMQYSGRYSESLYEDSLPDFVKLAEAYGHVGIRVTKKEDLKAKMEECFAMKDRVVFMDIYVDPTEHVYPMQIAPGTMRDMWLSKTERT
- a CDS encoding DUF4124 domain-containing protein, encoding MRSLIAVVFCSLGLAFATQVDAKEYYKWVDDDGVTHYTVTAPKDRPSELVRVMGGGKASSGKSNATPASKALPGDETGFGAPKPKATAEKAEAKMSVVDPARCEIARNNMETLTNHPRIRITEADGSIRYLTDEEKAEKMAEAEAAARESCE